DNA from Rubripirellula lacrimiformis:
ACCGCCGACCATGGTGTAAAGCAAGTCGCCATCGACCAACGGATGCGATGCAAATCCCCAGATCGGAACTTCGGCACCGAAGTCCTGTTTGAAACTGCGTTTCCAAACCAGTTCGCCATCGCTGATTCGCAGCGCATGCAGATCGCCTTCGCTGCCCAAGATGTAAACCAGATCGCCATCGACCGTCGGCGTGCACCGAGGACCGGCCGGATAGGAAATGCTGTAAGGGCAATCGTAGGCATACTGCCAAACCTGTTTGCCGGTCTCGGCATCCAGCACGGTCAAGCGTTCCTGGCCCTTCAGTGCGGCTCGTTGCCCCGGATTATTGAACGATTCGCCATCCGTCTTCTGGTAGTCAAAAACGAACACTCGGCCCTCTGCCACGGCCGGTCCAGCGTACCCACCGGCGATCGGGACCCGCCACTTCACATCCAGACCGTCGGCAGGCACCTCGTCGATGATTCCTGTTTCGCGGTACACTCCGTCTCGCGTTGGTCCCATCCACCCTGGCCAATCGTCGGCCATCGCGGCGGTTGCTGTGGCGCCAAGCATGCAGATTGCTGCAAGCGAGGCCGCTGTTTTCGAGCCGACGCGAAACCGGTCAGAAAATCTTGAAAGCATAGGTGCGAAGTCCGTCGTAAAAAGCGGGTTGAACGATTCCAGGGATCCGGATTATAGGCAACCGAAGATATTTAGATGACCACCGAAGTAAACCATCCGACATCCGAGCGATCACAAATGCCGAAAACTCTGGTTTTGATGCGTCACGCGAAGAGCGACTGGGGCGATCCGAGCCTTTCGGATCATGATCGGCAGTTGAATCGGCGAGGATTGCGAGATTCTCCCGTCATGGGTCAGTGGCTTTCCCAATTTGGTGCCGTGCCCGATCTGGTGCTTTGTTCGTCGGCGGTACGGACGCAAGAAACCGTCGACGGGATGCAGGAGGCCTGGTCGACCGATCCACAGC
Protein-coding regions in this window:
- a CDS encoding SixA phosphatase family protein, translating into MTTEVNHPTSERSQMPKTLVLMRHAKSDWGDPSLSDHDRQLNRRGLRDSPVMGQWLSQFGAVPDLVLCSSAVRTQETVDGMQEAWSTDPQLSVLDSLYLASPETIWRTAASEGGQHDCVMLIAHNPGISQLASMMADRGMEMPTAAIAIFRFDIADWSELSSGTEAEFVQFMSPKLL